The DNA window GCCGGCAGGGCCGCCGGCACCGATGTCGTCCTGTCCCTGCCCGTCGGCGAGAAGGGCGACGCCTACAACATGGAACCCATCTACACCGCCGGCGGCGGCTACCTGTTCGGCAAGGACGCCAACGGCGGCTACCTCGCCGGCGACCTCGGCGTGGGCGGCGAGGGCTCGATCGCGGCCGCCAAGAAGATCGGCGCCCTTGGCGCCGAGGGCGTGCTCAGGAACTCGATCACCGCCGACAACGCGATCTCCCTGTTCACCGAGGGCAAGGCCCCCTACCTGATCTCCGGCCCCTGGGCGCTCGGCGACATCAAGAAGGCCGGGATCAACTACACCATCGCCAAGATCCCGGGCTTCGGGGACATCGAGGGCTCCACGGCCACGCCCTTCGCCGGGGTCAACTGCTTCTACGTCGCCTCGAAGGGCAAGAACAGGGCCTTCGCCGAGACCCTCGTGGCCGACGTCGCCAAGGACTCCTCCTTCGCCGAGGCCATGTTCCCCCTCAACGAGCTCCCGCCGGCCCAGAAGGACCTGGCCGACAAGCTCAAGTCCTCCAACCCCGACATGGTGGCCATCTCCGAATTCGCCGCCGCCGCCGACCCCATGCCCGCCATCCCCGCCATGAGCGCGGTGTGGCAGCCGCTGGGCCTGGCCCAGGCCAATATCGTCAAGGGAGCCGACCCGGAGCAGACCATGAGGAGCGCCGGCGAGGAGATCAAGCGCAACATCGGCTGAACCCCTGTCACCGGAGCCCGGAATACTCCGCCCCACCCCCGCTTCTCCCCCACCTCAAGCACCACCCGTGCTGGAAAGGCTCATCGACAATGACGACATCCTCCCCCGCCGCGCCCCGGGAGAAGTCGACCAGCGTACCCGCCATCCTCGGCCGCGTCGCGGTCCTCTCCCTCACCCTGGCCGCCGCCGTCTACCTCGTGCCGCTGCTCATCAAATTCCACATGTGGGCGTGGCT is part of the Actinomyces sp. oral taxon 414 genome and encodes:
- a CDS encoding sugar ABC transporter substrate-binding protein; this encodes MTLTRRSFLSITAVAATLTAAVVYGSDSGGASSASGNNLIIWADQKKADSLTEFAKKWGEQQGITVTVQTVANELQSNFITANQAGNGPDVVLGAHDWIGNLVQNGSILPIALSAEARANYTDIALRAVTYEGQTYAAPYAVECVSLFVNKDLTQVTAPATIEELIAAGRAAGTDVVLSLPVGEKGDAYNMEPIYTAGGGYLFGKDANGGYLAGDLGVGGEGSIAAAKKIGALGAEGVLRNSITADNAISLFTEGKAPYLISGPWALGDIKKAGINYTIAKIPGFGDIEGSTATPFAGVNCFYVASKGKNRAFAETLVADVAKDSSFAEAMFPLNELPPAQKDLADKLKSSNPDMVAISEFAAAADPMPAIPAMSAVWQPLGLAQANIVKGADPEQTMRSAGEEIKRNIG